A segment of the Symmachiella macrocystis genome:
CAGGACCAGACGCATGGCGAGGTTCCGCCCGCTAGTGCAGTGCGCGAGACTGCCACCTCGCAAACGGCGGACAAAGCAGAATCGCCCAATCAAGTCATCGCCAAACAATTGTCCCGCGTACTCGATACAACTCAGCCACCCCTACAAGAGGTTGTTGATATCGCTGAGCGTGACGGACTAGATGCGGCCGTTGCGCGGATTCGTGAATTGCACCAACAGGCGCCGGAGCGGCCTGTTTTTCCGCACGGACTCGCCCCCAGGGACCCGGAAAAAATCATCAAAGTCGCCGACGGCGTGATCCAAGGGGGTTGGCGGTTCGGCAAACGTGAACCCTACCCCGTCGCCATACCAATTGACTGGGCCGCAAACCCTTACAACGACCGGGGCTGGCGGATGTGGCTCAACGCCTGGCGCGTCCTCGAACCGATCTTAGCCGCCTATGACGAATCGGGTGACAAACGCTATCTGAAATTCGCCAACGGAATCGCTCTGGATTGGATCGACCAATACATCGTCGCGGAGAACGACAACGCCTTCACCTGGTACGACATGGCTATCGGCCGCCGTGCGCTGTTATTAGGAAAACTGATTGATGCCAACCTCCGCACCGATGTGATGAGCAATGAACGTTTGTTGCTCCTGTTCACAGCCGCCCGCCGGCACGCCGTCGAACTACATAGTGAGGACAAAATTGCCTGGCATTCCAATCACGGGATTTATCAACTGGTCGGGCTCCTGTCGCTGGGCATGTCGACGCCCGAGTTAAGCGGCGTGCACGAATTCAAACCGTTTGCCAAACAAGGGCTGTGCAAACTGATTAGCCAACATTTTAGCGATGAAGGCATACACCTCGAACACTCGCCGTTTTATCACGTCGCCCTGATTAATACGCTCGGCTTGCTCATCGAACGCGGGCTGATCGACGATGACGAGACATTAAACTTATTCCAACTCGCCAAACGCAACATTGCTTGGATGTGCCATCCCCATGGAGACTTGATCCGCACCGGGGACGGCGACCAAACCCAAGCTGCCGCGCGCATCATGTATGCGGACGATCCGCAGTTGCAATACGTCCTCAGTAAAGGGAAATCAGGAACCCAACCGCCGACCAATTATCAGATCTTCAAGGAATCGGGATACGCCGTCTTCCGCGGGTCTTGGGATCACCGGCCCTGGCGCGAAGCCCCCTATCTGTTTTTCTCTGCCGCTTTCCATTCCCGAACGCACAAACATGCGGATGATTTCACGTTCGAATGGTCCGAACAGGGTCGCAGCCTACTGATTGACAGTGGCCGCTATTCTTACAAATACGATCATCCCCATCGCCAATACGTCGAAAGCACACGAGCCCACAATACGGTGGAAATCGACGGCCGAAATTTCAGTCGTTATACAAACGATGTTTTTGGCTCGGCGATCGTCGCAGGCGGCGAAAGTGATGACGCATACTTCGTCACCGCCCAAGTCAATCGCTCGCGATTCTTTAAAACTCACCACAAACGCACCCTCGTGTTTCGCCCCGGCCGTTGGTTGGTTGTCATCGACAATCTCACGTCACCAGAGTCACACGAATTCGCGCAATGTTTTCACTTCGGTCCGGAACTGATGTTTCACCACACCTCCACCGGAGGCGTGGCCGCGCGTTTGCCCAACACCGACACCATGCTCAACGTGCTTTCACTTTCCCCCAGCGATGCGGTGACCGCCACGCTCATTCGCGGCCAAACCGAACCGCGGATGCAGGGCTGGACCAGTCTTGCCGCAAATCACATGACCCCCAATTACGCATTGGAGCTCCGCACAAGCGGCAACGACGTGCAGTATGTCACCGTACTCGCACTGACCGGCCCTCAAGCGAATTTACAGCCCATACCGGTTCCCGCTAATCAAGACCCACACAACCTCCAAGTCCGTTGGCAGGCCAATGGGGCATCCCAGGGTTTTGATTTGCACGAAGACGAATCAGGAACCTCGCTCAAACTCCTCAGCCCCCCAGCCATGACCGCCGAAAAACCAGGCTCAGCCACACGCTAATGTAAGTGACGCAATCAGGATCGCTCAAAGCACATCATCGCCGCATCCTTGTGCTTCAACCCGGAGTTGAACTTCCACCCGATTTCCGGACGCGGCATTTCCACCTCACTGCCCGAATCCGAGACCGCGCTCAATGTCCTTCCGCTAGCCCCCGGGCGAGAGTCTGGAGATGCAGCTCATCAAAGGACAGACCACGCCGCGACTGCAAGGTTGGACCAGTCTGGCTGCAAATGAAATGACTCCCAATATTGCGGTCGAATTGCGAACCCACGGCAAACAGGTACTCTACGTCACACTGTTCAGTTTGACCGGTCCCCAGGCGGATATTATCCCGGGACGGACCGTCTACAACGCCGAAACAGACGAATTCCAAGTCCGCTGGCAACTCAACGGACAAGAGCGCGGCTTCGACTATCGCGGTGGCCAGAACGGCCAACCCGTCGGTCTCATGCGCGTTCCCGCCGTCCTGGCTAGTGAACCAGCCGATAAAGTCCGCTGAATCGCGACTCCGCTCACGCTGCCCACCAAGCAGGCTTGACGCGATTTTTTTCGCGACGAATTGCGATTCATGCTTGCTTGATGGCCGTAGGATCGACATGATCTGAACATCGGTCCCGCAATGCGCTCAATGTCCTGCGAATCAACGTGGCATGATGCGCACTTCGACGATGTTATCGGGCCGAGCGAGACGCCATACCCGGACTCTACTAGATCTACATACGAGGATAACCACATGCACGCCCTGGTCGGTGCACGTCTTTCGGCAATGATGTTCCTGCAATTCTTTATTTGGGGTTCCTGGTACGTCACCGCCTATTTGTACTTAGGGAAGATCGGTTTTGCCGGCGGCGAAATTGCTTGGACGTATAGCGTCGGACCGATCGCCGGCATCATTTCCCCCTTCTTCGTGGGTATGATCGCCGACCGCTTTTTTGCCTCGGAGCGCGTGCTGGGCGTGATGCATCTCGCCGGCGGCGGATTCATGATGCTGGCCGTGTCGCTCATGAACGAAGCCAACCCCGCAACACCATTGATGATTAACCTCGCCTTGTTTGGTTATATGCTTTGCTATTTCCCTACGCTGGCGCTGACCAATTCCGTCGCCATGCAAAACATGACCAACTCGGAAAAACAATTCCCCTTGATTCGCGTGTTCGGCACCTTCGGCTGGATTGCCGCTGGATTTGTCATCAGCGGAGGAGGCTGGGATACGGGCATCATGCCGTTTCGGATCGCCGCCGGTGCATCGTTCGCCATGGGCATCTACAGCTTCTTTTTACCGCACACCCCGCCGCCGGCCGCCGGACAAAAAATCACCGCGCGTGAGTTGCTCGGCGTCGATGCGTTGGTCCTGTTGAAACAACCCTCCTATCTGATCTTTATGATCAGCTCGTTTCTCATCTGTATTCCGCTCGCGTTTTATTATCAGCTCGCAACAAAATTCATCACGTCCGCAGGACTGGCGAATCCCGCTTTCAAAATGTCGTTCGGCCAGTTATCGGAAGTGATTTTCATGCTCATCATGCCGCTCTTCTTCTCGAAGCTGGGCGTTAAAAAAATGCTGCTGGTCGGCATGCTGGCCTGGGTGGTCCGATATGGATTGTTCGCACTGGGTGCCAATGATGGCGTCGTCTGGATGCTCATCGGCGGAATCGTCCTCCACGGGATTTGCTACGATTTCTTTTTCGTCACTGGACAAATCTATACCGACAACGTCGCCCCCAAGGCGATCCGCAGCCAGGCCCAAGGTATGCTCGTTTTGTTCACATTGGGACTGGGAATGCTGATCGGGGCACAAGTCGCCGGCGCTGTCGAAATCTTTTTTACCACGGGCGAAGGCGAAGCGGCTGTTGTGGATTGGCAACAATTATGGACCGGGCCCGCCATCGCAGCTGGGGTCATTATGGTCCTCTTTGCTGTGATGTTTCGCGATCCCCCCCGGAGTGGCGAACCGGACATTGTTGAAGCCGATGTCGCCCGTGCCGCCGCCTTGGAGCCCAATCCGTGATAGACTTCAGTGTCGGGAAGCAACCGGCAACGGGTGCCGCTGGCAGCTAGTCCGCCCGTGCCGGTTCACGTGAAAACGATTGAGTACAGCAAATCCCCGACCCCAATTCACCTTTCACACGGAGTCGCATCGCATGGCCGGCCGGTTGGGGTTTCACTTGCGCTGGCGGCTTTCTGTGCTGTGGGCGCTGGAGTGGGGCATCTCCGGCACGTTGCTCACCTATCTGCCCATCTACTGGAAACAGACGATTCAACTCTCCACCAGCCAAACGGCCTCGCTGTTCGCCGTGGCGGCTGTGGGGTTGTGGGTCGCCCCGTTTCTCGTCGGGCAGGTCGCCGACCGTTGGCTGGCCAGTGAAAAATACCTGGCTGTCAGCCATTTCATCGGCGGACTGACGCTGGTCGGTTTCCCGCATGCCGCTGAAACGTATAAACAAACCGGCGACAATTTCGTCACGTTGTTGGTGATGAGCGGCATTTATTCCGTGGCCTATATCCCCACCTGGGCCTTGGCCAGTTCGTTGACGTTTCGCCACCTGACCGACCCGGACGCGCAATTTGGCAAGGTCCGTGTGTGGGGCACCGTCGGCTGGATGTCGACCGGATTGTTCCTGTCGCTGTGGTTGATGCAGGATGAATTCGGCAGTTGGCTGTCGCGATTCCCGAGAATCGACGCACCGCGCAGCGCGATCGCCGCCGCCTGCGAGTGGCTTCCCTCACCGCAACCTTCGGACTGCTTTTCCATCGCCGCGCTGCTCTCATTTGCTCTGAGCAGCTTTTGTATTTTCTTGCCGCACACCCCGCCTGAGCGAACTCAGCGCGACGGCATCGCGCCGTTGGAAATGCTCAAGATGTTCCGCTCACGCGACTTCCGACTGTTCATGGGCATCAGCTTTTTGATGGCGCTGCTGATTCCGATGTACAACCTCGTCGTCCCCGTGTTTTTGACCACCGGCGACATCGAAGATGGGTGGGTCCCGGCGGTGATGCTGATCGGGCAAATCTCCGAATTCCCCGCGCTGCTTTTGTTGGGATTGTTCCTCAAACGCCTGGGCATGAAGATCACCTTCTCCGTCGGCATCGGAGCCTGGTTTCTGCGCTACGGCCTATTTTCCATCTCAGGCGGAGCCTATTCATTGATCCTGGTCGGACTGGCGCTGCACGGAATTTGTCATGTCTTCATGATCATTGTCGCGCAACTCTACATCGATTCCCAATGCCGCCACGACTTGCGAGCCAGTGCGCAAAACTTTCTGGCATTTGTGACGTTAGGAATCGGCATGCCTCTAGGGCTGCTCCTCGCAGGAAAACTCGACGACGGGTTTGACGGCAACTACCCGCTGCTCTTTGCCATTGCCGCCGCCAGTTGCTTGATCCTGCTCGTTGTGTTCTGGAAGCGGTTCGAAGGCCCCAAAACAATCGCTGTTGCCCCACCGCCAAATTCCGATACCGAGACGCAAAATCCGGAGCCGGAATCACCAGAGAAAGACGCCTCACCATGAGATCACCCACGCCGGGTGCCACTGCTGGCTTGTCCAGCAGTGTTTTCCGTGAGATGGTTTGCAACGGGCTATTCAGTGGACGATGCGGGATGCACCTTAGGGTTGTTTCAAATTTACCGGCGTAAGTTTCTCGACCAAAATGTGATCGGTGTTCCACTTCGGCTGATGCGTCCGCGGACCGTTGATGCCCACGGCACGGCCCAAATAGCGATCCAGATTCACACCCTTGGCCCCCTGCAGATACGCCAAGACGCGCCCGTCGGGCGCTACCAAGGCGTGCACCGGGGCGCCACGTGGGGCGCCGATCGAGCGTTGTACAATTCCCGCACCGGAGAATCGTCGCCGCTGTTCCCGTTTGACGGGTGTCGCCGCAGGTTGCGACCGCATCGATAAAATCCGCGCCTCGCGTTCATCCGACTCGCGGGTCAAGCGGACAAACTCGTCATGTTCCGCTTTGATCTTTTTGTATTGCGCCACTTTGCGTAACCGCAAATCCACTTGACGGCGAACTGCATTGTCGGCCGCCGAACGTTGTAGGTTTTGGTAGTCTTGCTCCAATCTGCGGAAGTCCCACTGACTGGTCTTGCTGCGGACAATGTTGTTAAACACACCGTCCAACCGTTTCATCCGGGTTCGGTCGTCTTCCAGCTCTGCTAGAGTCGGACCGGTCCGCGCACCTCCCGCTTTGTCTGTTTTTTTCGGGGCACTGTCGATCCGCACCATCTTGCGTTCCTTCAGCCCGCCACGATCCGCAGGGGGCGTATCGTCGTAGCCAGCGCCTTTTTGCTGTTCAGCGAGCATACGCTGCGCACGTTTGCGTTTCCGTTGTTTCTCGATGTCAGGCGGTGATAAATCTCCATTATTGGCTTCGAAAGGATCGGTACGACCCGCACCTTGTTCGACGGATTGAACGAACTGTCCCAGAATCCAGCGATGATCATCGGCGGGGGGAGCAATTTTGTACCACCGTTGTGGTCCTTCGGGTGTATCGAAGACTTTCTCACCCAGAATCGTGACCCGCTTGCCGCGCGTTAACATCACATGCCAATTGTCGCGACGGTCCGGCTCCAGGCCGCTACCAATGCGGGCGACGGTTCTTTCAGCACGAATCACCCCCCGCGCCGGCTGATTGGCTCGGGGTTGTTGCTCGATTTGAACGGTGTCGGCCGCCACCCAGTCGAA
Coding sequences within it:
- a CDS encoding nucleoside permease; translated protein: MHALVGARLSAMMFLQFFIWGSWYVTAYLYLGKIGFAGGEIAWTYSVGPIAGIISPFFVGMIADRFFASERVLGVMHLAGGGFMMLAVSLMNEANPATPLMINLALFGYMLCYFPTLALTNSVAMQNMTNSEKQFPLIRVFGTFGWIAAGFVISGGGWDTGIMPFRIAAGASFAMGIYSFFLPHTPPPAAGQKITARELLGVDALVLLKQPSYLIFMISSFLICIPLAFYYQLATKFITSAGLANPAFKMSFGQLSEVIFMLIMPLFFSKLGVKKMLLVGMLAWVVRYGLFALGANDGVVWMLIGGIVLHGICYDFFFVTGQIYTDNVAPKAIRSQAQGMLVLFTLGLGMLIGAQVAGAVEIFFTTGEGEAAVVDWQQLWTGPAIAAGVIMVLFAVMFRDPPRSGEPDIVEADVARAAALEPNP
- a CDS encoding MFS transporter; translation: MAGRLGFHLRWRLSVLWALEWGISGTLLTYLPIYWKQTIQLSTSQTASLFAVAAVGLWVAPFLVGQVADRWLASEKYLAVSHFIGGLTLVGFPHAAETYKQTGDNFVTLLVMSGIYSVAYIPTWALASSLTFRHLTDPDAQFGKVRVWGTVGWMSTGLFLSLWLMQDEFGSWLSRFPRIDAPRSAIAAACEWLPSPQPSDCFSIAALLSFALSSFCIFLPHTPPERTQRDGIAPLEMLKMFRSRDFRLFMGISFLMALLIPMYNLVVPVFLTTGDIEDGWVPAVMLIGQISEFPALLLLGLFLKRLGMKITFSVGIGAWFLRYGLFSISGGAYSLILVGLALHGICHVFMIIVAQLYIDSQCRHDLRASAQNFLAFVTLGIGMPLGLLLAGKLDDGFDGNYPLLFAIAAASCLILLVVFWKRFEGPKTIAVAPPPNSDTETQNPEPESPEKDASP
- a CDS encoding SH3 domain-containing protein, with the translated sequence MRLTLAAIIIATLFPAMLCAQEQRTPYEAEIHADDVFVRSGNSRSHYPTGKLGQGDRVTVHRRELGGWLMISPPKGSFDWVAADTVQIEQQPRANQPARGVIRAERTVARIGSGLEPDRRDNWHVMLTRGKRVTILGEKVFDTPEGPQRWYKIAPPADDHRWILGQFVQSVEQGAGRTDPFEANNGDLSPPDIEKQRKRKRAQRMLAEQQKGAGYDDTPPADRGGLKERKMVRIDSAPKKTDKAGGARTGPTLAELEDDRTRMKRLDGVFNNIVRSKTSQWDFRRLEQDYQNLQRSAADNAVRRQVDLRLRKVAQYKKIKAEHDEFVRLTRESDEREARILSMRSQPAATPVKREQRRRFSGAGIVQRSIGAPRGAPVHALVAPDGRVLAYLQGAKGVNLDRYLGRAVGINGPRTHQPKWNTDHILVEKLTPVNLKQP
- a CDS encoding heparinase II/III family protein produces the protein MSTRITQQNKLNSLTMARLAVLVGSVVFFVQDQTHGEVPPASAVRETATSQTADKAESPNQVIAKQLSRVLDTTQPPLQEVVDIAERDGLDAAVARIRELHQQAPERPVFPHGLAPRDPEKIIKVADGVIQGGWRFGKREPYPVAIPIDWAANPYNDRGWRMWLNAWRVLEPILAAYDESGDKRYLKFANGIALDWIDQYIVAENDNAFTWYDMAIGRRALLLGKLIDANLRTDVMSNERLLLLFTAARRHAVELHSEDKIAWHSNHGIYQLVGLLSLGMSTPELSGVHEFKPFAKQGLCKLISQHFSDEGIHLEHSPFYHVALINTLGLLIERGLIDDDETLNLFQLAKRNIAWMCHPHGDLIRTGDGDQTQAAARIMYADDPQLQYVLSKGKSGTQPPTNYQIFKESGYAVFRGSWDHRPWREAPYLFFSAAFHSRTHKHADDFTFEWSEQGRSLLIDSGRYSYKYDHPHRQYVESTRAHNTVEIDGRNFSRYTNDVFGSAIVAGGESDDAYFVTAQVNRSRFFKTHHKRTLVFRPGRWLVVIDNLTSPESHEFAQCFHFGPELMFHHTSTGGVAARLPNTDTMLNVLSLSPSDAVTATLIRGQTEPRMQGWTSLAANHMTPNYALELRTSGNDVQYVTVLALTGPQANLQPIPVPANQDPHNLQVRWQANGASQGFDLHEDESGTSLKLLSPPAMTAEKPGSATR